The genomic region AACACCAAGGTAAACAGGAGGCCAGGCATTTCAGGGAGGCTTTCTTGGGAGTTCTGCAGGAAGTTTGGGGCCCCATTCTTAGGGCATCTTCCCTCTATCCCACGGGTATCCCAGCTCTGCCCACTGGCCACTGAACAGAAGGCAGTGAAAACAGGGTTGGAAAGGAGACATAGGAAGCTGATTAAGGAGAGGCTAAGTTTGATGATACATCAGGCAGGGAGGTGACTCAGGGAgtggggacagaggcagagagttcTCCACACTCACGTTGACCTCTCCCAGTCATCTCCAAGCATAGCTCTGCAGAGGGTCTGCCTCCACCTCCTATGTTTTCGGACAGCTCACCAGTGGAAATCAAAATCTCAGGAAGATGTGAGGCAGGTCAGCCAAAGGACTTTGTTGAGGGGCTGTTTGTGCATCATTATAAATATGGAGAGGTGGTACCCTGAGAATCTGGATGTGTGTGAGCAGACCTGTGCCTGGGTAGATTCCCAGGGGACCAGGAAAATGCCTTGTCATACTCTCTCCCTCTTGTTTCAATCTTTCTTTCCCCACCCAGCTAAGTTTGACTCAGTGCCCTAACCCCTGAGCCACTCCCATTTCCAGgacaaagggtgtgtgtgtgtgtgtgtgtgtgtgagcataaATGCGCGAGGGAACACATGTACACGGGTGTGTGCGTTGGAAGTCACCATGGAGGTGGAAACCTGGCTCCAGTCCCAACCAGACCCTGCTCAACCATTCCATAGCCACACAGAAGCAAGAACATGAGTCTGGAATCCCAGAGCAAGGGGTACAGACAGCTTTGGCTCCAGCACTTGAGCTCAGCAACCCTGGGTGTGTCTGAACAGCAGTTACTTCATCAGTACAATGGGCCTAATCACCTCAACTCTGAGAATTTATGAAGATCAAATGGGATCAAGTATTTTCAAGGGCTCTTCAACTGAAGAATGCTATTCATGGGGACTGATGTTGAAGAGGGTGGAGCAAGGGTCCATGACCCACTCCTCCTGGAAACAGCCTTCTCAGCTATGGTAACTGAGAGCCAGGGCTTCTGGACAGAGGGCGCTGACATGGGTGGGGGTCATGGGAAATAATTTTATGAGCTCTTCCAGTTGGAGACTTACTGCTGCTCTATAGCCCagccccaaccagaatctacccCCAAACCTGATTTCAGCCTGGAACCTAGACCCAGCTCCAATCTCAACCAGAAGGTAAACTCAAATCCAGCCCTCACTCTGATTCTGCCCAAACACTGAGGCTTTGATTCTCCATGACAGGGAAGAGCCAGACTGAGGCTAACATATACAGGGAGTCAGCAcgctctctttcttttccagaaaGGTGGCAAgaatggtggtggcagtggaggtGGCAGCAGCAGCTCAGCAGTCAGAGAGGGCCTCCCATTCTTTATTCGGTCCCAATAAGTTAGAGGGCAAGGACGAGGGCAGGGTCTCTTAGATGAGGATACTGCTAACTGACGGCAGCAGCTCAGTAAGGTGCTCCAGGGTGCCTACTGTTTGGCACAGGGGGTTGCCCTGCAGGTGGAGGAGAACCAGCTTGGGGCAGGAGGCAACAGGCTGAAGTGCTGCAGGCTGCTGGAGACCTTAGGCCGGAGGGTCAAGGAAAGGCTGGCGCGTTCCTGCAGCTCTTGTCCACTCCTGTGTACCCATCCCTTCTTCCTTTAAGAGTGGGGACTGCTGCCTGGCAGCCTGGTTGACGGGCATCTTGCACACTTCCCTAGTGGGAGCAAGGATCTGGGCAGGGACTAAACACACCTGCTGACAGGGGCCAGGCAGGAAGCACAGGGGAAGGCTGGGTGTGGACTATGAGTGGTGGCGATTATGGTCAAGAAGAAGGCTAGTGCTGGCTAGAGGCACCATGGCTCAGCAGTGACCAAACACTGCCGAGTAGAAATGCAGGCCAAAGGCTGCTTTAACTTCCCATCTTTAAGAGGAATCAGATTTcggaattttttaaatatgaaacttCCTGACTTTTAAAATACTACCTGGTACCCAATAACATCTGCGGGCTGCCCATTTGTGAACTCCGGCTTGAGGAAGTCACTCGCCCTCTGCAGAACTCCACCAGTACAAGCCAAGGACAGCCACACACAGCCCCAGGCTATCTTGTCTCCTTAGCTGAGACTGCCAGATCTCCTTCCCCAAACCCCTTCAGGAAGGCACCCGCCCTGCTTGCTGTCTGTCCTTTCCCAGTGCGGCACCTCACCCTACCCACTGTCTAAAGGCAGCCAGAAGGAAGGATACGGTTGTTGCATAGTAAGAGCTCCTGTAGCCGCGGCAGGTTAGTGACACCGTCCAGGGACTCTATGGTGTTATTGCTGGCCTGCAGCACCTGAGGAGCAAGGAAGGTAGAGAAGACAAGGCAGGTAAACAGGTGTCAGCCTGAGACTGGTACAAGCAGCTGGGGTGTCCAGGCTGATCAGCTTACAGGGCACGGAAGGGGTCCTGGGGTCAGGCTAGGTGATGGAAGGGGAAAGGCAGGGCCATCTGCAGGGGCTGGGAAGACCTGGGAGGGCCTGGGCATCTCTTTGTAGGGTGGGCAGGCTTCTGAGGTACAGAAAGGGGAAAAGGACCACCCAGGACAGTGACAGGAGTGAATGCTCTACCTCAAGGCAGCGCAGGGCAGCCAGAGCAGGGGGCAGGGCTCGGAGCCGATTGTGCGACAGGTCAAGGTGAGTGACCAAGAGCAGCTGCTCCAGATGGCAGAGCACCGTCAGATCCTGAAGAGAAGAAACGAGATACCTGTACCCAGTGGGGAGGGGCCGCAGCCGTCATTAATTAGGCACTTGCTCTCCGTGGCCCACACAGGCCCTAGGAGACCCCAACTCAGGAGAGGATGGGCCAGGTGGGATGCTAACCTTATGACCCACCACAGTACAAGCTACAAGCCAATGTGAGTGCTTTGGGTGAGGCGGCCAGTAGAGTGGACAGTGTGGGAGCAGGtgctggggacagaggagagTGGCGGGGGGCACAGACACTGGCAGGAGTGTGTCTGGCGAGTCTGCGGTGTCGGCTTGGTGGGAGCAGAGGTGGCTGCAGTGGTGGGATAAAGCTGATGTGTGGGGAAGATTGGTTGAGAAGAGACTACAAATAGAGAAAAAACAGAGTCTGGAAAGTTTGTCAGGATTCTCCTGGAACTATTCAGGCTTTAGGTGTTTGCCTTTTCCAGTGAGCAGAGAAGAAATGTCCAGAAAGGCACCTGAAACTGAAGGCAAAGCCAGGGGCATGGTGCGGCTGGACAGACAGGGTGTCAGCTGAATGAACAGAAAGCTGGCCAGGCCATGAGGAAGAAGCATGGGCCAGCAGGATGAGGGTCCAGGGAAGGCACACGCAGTCCATACCTTGTGACTCAGGCACAGCACGCGCACCTCCGCATATTCCATCTTGAGCACGCTGTTCTCCAGCAAGAACTTGCTGCGCAGGTCATCCAGGTATGCTGCCCGCGTTGGGTCCACAGCCTGGCGGGGATGGGGCCAGCCAGGGATTTGTGTCAGCTGCCTTCCTCGTGCCCACtgggcctcccccttctctgttccCCCAGGCTCGGCTTGCCTTGAGGGTCTGGAAGTACTGCAGTGTCTCCTTCTCATACAGGAGGGGGTCCAGCGCCCGCATCAGGAGGATGATGGTGAGCAGGCACCCTGAGAAGATGGGAAAAGGATGGTCTCTCCTGGACCCTCCTCTGCTGCCATACTCTTGAGACCCTTCCTGCTCCCTGTCCCCCCATCACACACAGAAAGGGGCCTCCTGAGTGGAGCCAGATCTCAGGGAGTAGGGCCTCACATTTATTCTCAGGCTCCAGCTCCTGAAGCTCCTTACAGGATTTAAGCTCGGACTGTAGCACTGTGGACTTCTCCACTGATAATTCATACCTGGAGGTAGAGTGGGAGGGATGATGCTCATAGCCCTGGGTACTGGACATCCCCCTATCCAGGCTCGGGTCATCTGCCCAAGCCCCTGTCTCCCATCACAGTTGCCAGATGCCCAGAAGCATACTCCTGTAGGTATGCTTCCCTGATATCACCTGAAGAGCTGCTCATCCGTGGCCGAGTCCCGGCACCAGCCTTCTTGGTGACCTGAAAGAAAGAGTAGGTAGTTGGAAGAGACACCcatgagaggaagagggggtagAGAGCTGTTGCAGGTTGTATCACCTTTGAAGAGCACACACTCCTTCTGGACATCGGCTGCTGTCCAAATGACACGAAATGTATGTTGGGGCAACTGGTCGTTGAGGGAGGCAGTGGGCAGGTCACAGAGCTGGGAGCACTGGGTCAAGGAAATGCCCAACCATACCACTTTTCTGACTGTCCCACCCCAGCCTTGCCCTAGCCCCTACCATGCCCCACCAATCCTGGGATACCCAGACATGGCTGGGCCGGTTCCTGCCATCTGGAGTCCTCCACTCAACAGCCAGGGGTGACTCATTAACCATGAGCAGCAAGGTCTCTGTCCTAGGGTCCACCTAGCACagggacaaagaaagagagacctCATTAGCCCCAACAGCACGAAGCCCACGATCCACAATATTCTCCGGCAAAAGTTGTAGGACTCACCAGGAGGGGCCGAGAgaaggagacagtcagacaggcctCATCCCGGCTCACATGCAGGCAGTGCAGAGCATCCTGGGGGTCAGCTGGGGTGGAGACATAGCCTCGGGTCTCCTTAAATCCTCTTTCATTCCTTCCAAGCCCTAAACACCCAGCCTCCTCCCCGACTGCTCACCTCGTCCCAGGAGCCAGCGGTGATAGAACCAGGCACTCTGATCATTGGGGTCTGTGAAGAAGGCGTTCTGCACCAGCTCTAGCTCTGCAGGGGTCAATGAGGCACAGGGCTGTGGTTAGGAGCCTGGTGGGATCCTGGCTGCCCCAACATCCCACACTCTCCTTGGAGTACCTCTAGTTCTCAGTTTCACTATGTGTTGGCTTTATACAGTGGCTGCAtatatcagttttattttccCACTGGACACTTGCGCTCCCTTCAGTCAGGGCTGAATGTTATGCACCCCCAGAATCAGGTGTGAAGTAGCTGCTCAATAAACCCAAACGTAGCCTCAGGAATAGGGCTAGGCTGGAAGGGCAGTGTGGCAGTCTTCTCCAGCATCCCTGGCCCTGCTTACCTTTGAGCAGCACATCCTCAGGGAGGCGCCCCTGTGGTCCAGAGTCAGGCTGGGGATGCAGCTGGGGCAAGAGGCAGGAGCGATAATGCCAGGAAGAGTAGTTGGAGAAGTTTCGAACAATGAGGCTGTCAGTGAAGGCAAGTTCCTCTGCAGGGGGCACAGCTGCCTGTGCAGCCACAAAACGCCGGTAGTCCCAGCAAtgaactggggggaggggtgacagCACATCTCAGAAGCAGTGCAAGGGTAACTCTCTGGCTGGTACCCCTGGAGTTCCCTCAAAGGCCCCAAGAAAGACCTTTATGCATCCCATGGAATTTGGCTTCATCCTCACTTGGCAATCAGCTCAGTGGGCCCATCCCAGTCATCCCTCCCTACTCTGGGCCTTACTGAGGCCCCAGTACCAGGATGTGGTGCAGGTGAGGGATTTGGGGACAGAATGTGCAGGCACGTACAGTTCCGTTCATCAACCTCAAGGAAGCGGGCACACAACTCCAGCTCCCGGGCCCAGTTGGGCTCTGGCAGGCGGCCCAGCAGCCAGCAGCGGTGGTGCCAGGTACCATAGGACTTTGGGTTTACCCTCAGGCAGCTCTCCAGGAAGCTCAGTTCTGCCTTCACCAGAGTGGCCCACTCCTCGGCAGACCTGCACCCGTCAAGGAATGGGGGTCAGGGCCCTCCAACACCCAACTTTAGCTCACCCCtgattgtcttttctttttttttaaaaaaaaatttttttttatttattcatttttagagaggagagagagagagagagagagagagagagagagagagaaggggggaggagctggaagcatcaactcccatatgtgccttgaccaggcaagcccagggtttcaaaccggcgacctcagcatttccaggtcgacactttatccactgcgccaccacaggtcaggcctcacccCCGATTTTCTGTACTCAATTCTCCACTGCCCTCTGCCTATATCTCTGGCTACCCCATTCCTCTACTACCCTTGGACCTAGGCAGGGCAGGGGTAGGGCTAGGGTCATCTCCCTGGGGCCCTGAACCCCTA from Saccopteryx leptura isolate mSacLep1 chromosome 6, mSacLep1_pri_phased_curated, whole genome shotgun sequence harbors:
- the RABGGTA gene encoding geranylgeranyl transferase type-2 subunit alpha, which produces MHGRLKVKTSEEQAEAKRLEREQKLQLYQSATQTVFQKRQAGELDESVLELTSQILGANPDFATLWNCRREVLQQLEAQKSAEEWATLVKAELSFLESCLRVNPKSYGTWHHRCWLLGRLPEPNWARELELCARFLEVDERNFHCWDYRRFVAAQAAVPPAEELAFTDSLIVRNFSNYSSWHYRSCLLPQLHPQPDSGPQGRLPEDVLLKELELVQNAFFTDPNDQSAWFYHRWLLGRADPQDALHCLHVSRDEACLTVSFSRPLLVDPRTETLLLMVNESPLAVEWRTPDGRNRPSHVWLCDLPTASLNDQLPQHTFRVIWTAADVQKECVLFKGHQEGWCRDSATDEQLFRYELSVEKSTVLQSELKSCKELQELEPENKWCLLTIILLMRALDPLLYEKETLQYFQTLKAVDPTRAAYLDDLRSKFLLENSVLKMEYAEVRVLCLSHKDLTVLCHLEQLLLVTHLDLSHNRLRALPPALAALRCLEVLQASNNTIESLDGVTNLPRLQELLLCNNRLQQPAALQPVASCPKLVLLHLQGNPLCQTVGTLEHLTELLPSVSSILI